In a single window of the Amycolatopsis sp. cg5 genome:
- a CDS encoding response regulator transcription factor, producing MTTVLICDDRRSVREGLTRVMSAVPGVSRIDCVAHGDELLARYSRQPVDVVLVGTQRAVPTGVEATRRLVSANPQANVIVFGAPDDAGSIAAAIAGGARGYLRWDASRPELVAALAHTLASTSVPAPRQPSDPGVQLTERELQVLRGMSQGKSNGQIGRELYLSEDTVKTHARRLFRKLGVRDRAQAVAHGFRRGLVS from the coding sequence GTGACGACGGTCTTGATCTGCGACGACCGACGCAGTGTCCGCGAAGGGCTAACTCGCGTGATGTCTGCTGTTCCAGGGGTCAGTCGCATCGACTGCGTAGCGCACGGTGACGAGCTGCTGGCCAGGTATTCCCGTCAGCCGGTCGATGTCGTGCTGGTCGGGACGCAACGTGCGGTGCCGACCGGGGTCGAGGCCACCAGGCGCCTCGTCTCCGCGAACCCCCAAGCGAACGTGATCGTGTTCGGCGCGCCCGACGACGCGGGCAGCATCGCCGCCGCGATCGCCGGCGGCGCCCGTGGCTACCTCCGCTGGGACGCGTCCCGGCCGGAACTGGTCGCGGCGCTGGCGCACACACTGGCGAGCACCTCGGTGCCCGCGCCCCGGCAGCCCTCCGACCCCGGCGTCCAGCTCACCGAGCGGGAACTCCAGGTGCTGCGAGGGATGAGCCAGGGCAAGAGCAACGGCCAGATCGGCCGTGAGCTCTACCTCTCGGAAGACACCGTGAAGACGCACGCCCGCCGCTTGTTCCGCAAGCTGGGTGTCCGTGACCGCGCTCAGGCCGTCGCGCACGGCTTCCGTCGCGGTCTCGTTTCTTGA